In the genome of Myxococcus stipitatus, one region contains:
- a CDS encoding DUF2156 domain-containing protein, with amino-acid sequence MVAVGESGSDEERARALELLRRFGWNATSFQVLMPGFRYWFDPAGDAFVAYVDTGGAWVAAGAPITSEDSLSRAVQGFQDAARRAGRRVCFFATEPRLTQWAPMESLAIGEQPVWEPSRWDTVVRGSRSLREQLRRARSHGVVVREIPAADLEDESHPTRQALERLKQRWLASRRMAPMGFLVRLSPDTFARERRAFAAEVKGQFVGFLLVSPVYARDGWFLQDLLRDPEAPNGTAEALVDAAMRAAAAEGRRYVTLGLAPLAGPVRPWLRLARTCGRPLFDFEGLRAFKAKFRPDSWVPLYLAYPEPRGGALAMYDALRAFARGGLVRFGLATLLRRPRLLVHALAVLLVPWTAMLALPATAQWFPSMSVQWGWVLFDVALAAGLFSLVRRWREGLATALVGLTAADACLTFVQAATYNVPRARGPVDWLVITAAVLAPATASALLLRARDFRLPAR; translated from the coding sequence ATGGTCGCCGTAGGGGAGTCAGGGAGTGACGAGGAGCGAGCGCGGGCGCTGGAGCTGCTGCGCCGGTTCGGTTGGAACGCCACGTCCTTCCAGGTGCTGATGCCGGGCTTCCGCTACTGGTTCGACCCCGCGGGAGACGCCTTCGTCGCCTACGTGGACACAGGGGGCGCGTGGGTCGCGGCGGGTGCACCCATCACCTCGGAGGATTCTCTCTCTCGTGCGGTCCAGGGCTTCCAGGACGCGGCTCGCCGCGCGGGCAGGCGCGTGTGCTTCTTCGCCACCGAGCCTCGGCTGACCCAGTGGGCTCCCATGGAGTCACTCGCCATCGGCGAGCAGCCCGTGTGGGAGCCCTCGCGCTGGGACACCGTGGTGCGTGGCAGTCGCAGCCTGCGTGAGCAGCTCCGCCGCGCGCGCTCGCACGGGGTGGTGGTGCGCGAGATTCCAGCGGCGGACCTGGAGGATGAGTCGCACCCCACACGCCAGGCGCTGGAGCGATTGAAGCAGCGCTGGCTCGCGTCGCGCCGCATGGCCCCCATGGGCTTCCTCGTGCGGCTGTCCCCGGACACCTTCGCACGCGAGCGACGCGCCTTCGCCGCGGAGGTGAAGGGCCAGTTCGTGGGCTTCCTCCTGGTCTCCCCCGTCTACGCGCGTGACGGCTGGTTCCTCCAGGACCTCCTGAGAGACCCCGAGGCCCCCAATGGCACCGCGGAAGCCCTGGTCGACGCCGCCATGCGCGCCGCCGCCGCCGAGGGCCGTCGCTACGTGACGCTCGGCCTGGCCCCCCTCGCGGGACCCGTGCGTCCATGGCTGCGATTGGCCCGCACATGCGGCAGACCCCTGTTCGACTTCGAGGGCCTGCGCGCCTTCAAGGCGAAGTTCCGCCCGGACAGCTGGGTGCCCCTCTATCTCGCCTATCCCGAGCCCCGTGGCGGAGCCCTGGCCATGTACGACGCACTTCGCGCCTTCGCGCGAGGGGGCCTCGTGCGCTTCGGTCTAGCCACGCTGTTGAGGCGGCCCCGCCTCCTGGTGCATGCGCTGGCCGTGCTGCTCGTGCCCTGGACGGCGATGCTCGCGCTGCCCGCGACAGCGCAGTGGTTTCCCTCCATGAGCGTGCAGTGGGGTTGGGTGCTGTTCGACGTGGCGCTGGCGGCGGGGCTCTTCTCCCTGGTGCGCCGCTGGCGGGAGGGGCTGGCCACCGCGCTGGTGGGGCTCACCGCCGCGGATGCATGTCTCACCTTCGTGCAGGCCGCGACCTACAATGTCCCCCGCGCACGAGGGCCCGTGGACTGGCTCGTCATCACCGCCGCCGTGTTGGCGCCCGCGACGGCCTCGGCACTGCTCCTCCGCGCGAGAGACTTCCGATTGCCCGCACGCTAG
- a CDS encoding SMI1/KNR4 family protein has protein sequence MTMDELLGELSRAHHPHPPATSAEIAEFESRVGWKLDDALRAFYLHCNGAELFEPLPDARYIILPLAKIRRARVAIFGRDEDSAGPPDLWTLVDAQDGEWALLDTSAGSGPYPLLDAWHETFPNRCRPIATSFREFLARALAGGDQLYWLNEDGPPES, from the coding sequence ATGACGATGGATGAACTCCTCGGCGAACTCTCACGCGCCCACCACCCTCACCCGCCAGCAACCTCGGCGGAGATTGCCGAATTCGAGTCACGCGTCGGCTGGAAGCTCGACGACGCGCTGCGAGCGTTCTACCTCCACTGCAACGGCGCCGAGCTCTTCGAGCCTCTCCCCGATGCGCGCTACATCATCCTTCCCCTCGCGAAGATTCGGCGCGCTCGCGTCGCGATATTCGGACGGGATGAGGACTCCGCAGGGCCGCCTGACTTGTGGACGCTCGTTGATGCCCAGGACGGCGAGTGGGCACTCCTGGACACAAGCGCTGGCTCCGGTCCGTATCCACTCCTCGACGCGTGGCACGAGACCTTCCCCAACCGGTGCCGCCCCATCGCCACTTCGTTCCGCGAGTTCCTCGCACGTGCCCTCGCGGGAGGGGACCAGCTCTACTGGCTCAACGAAGACGGACCGCCCGAGTCCTGA